Proteins found in one Micromonospora sp. WMMD1082 genomic segment:
- a CDS encoding GntR family transcriptional regulator: protein MPTPRYGQPRYRVIADELRKRIESGAIPSGALLPTESAIAAEFHVARGTIRKAIAALREEGQVATEQGRGTYVAQHRQTPSEVRQREIPADVRLAALFQVEVGTLLIEQEKVIRQVDRVGEVALIYHVDLAST, encoded by the coding sequence ATGCCCACCCCGCGCTACGGACAGCCGCGCTACCGGGTCATCGCCGATGAACTACGGAAGCGCATCGAGAGCGGCGCTATCCCATCCGGCGCCCTGCTGCCGACCGAAAGCGCCATCGCCGCCGAATTCCATGTAGCCCGCGGCACGATCCGCAAGGCGATAGCTGCCCTGCGGGAGGAGGGCCAGGTCGCCACCGAACAAGGCAGGGGTACATACGTGGCCCAGCACAGGCAGACGCCGTCAGAAGTCCGCCAGCGAGAGATACCAGCAGATGTACGCCTAGCGGCACTTTTCCAGGTCGAGGTCGGAACTCTCCTGATCGAGCAAGAGAAGGTCATTCGACAGGTAGACCGGGTCGGAGAGGTCGCCCTGATCTATCACGTGGACCTGGCCAGCACATGA
- a CDS encoding RNB domain-containing ribonuclease, whose protein sequence is MVFRRVLAPRIDFGALRRELGLPEVYPAAAQREADEASAAPPRPAVDRTDVPLVTVDPPGSRDLDQAMHLSRRAGGGYRVRYAIADVAAHVRPGGALEEETWRRGQTVYLPDGNVPLHPHTLGEGAASLLPDVDRAAVLWTIDLDADGGTTAVVVQRALVRSRAQLDYPGVQADADASRLPEPIALLPEIGARLTARGLGRGAVNLPIPEQDVEADGDGWRLVLRAPVPMEEHNAQISLLTGMAAADLMLAGGVGLLRTMPAPKPEAVQRLRAAAAPLGVHWPDGMSVGELLLRLDPAQPRAAAFIDQAAELMRSAAYTPFDGEPPGQPAHGGVAAAYAHVTAPLRRLADRYATEVCLALHDGREVPDWARAALPRLPAVMAATDRTASAASRGAVDLAEAVLLAHRVGETFDAAVLDVDAPPNGKGRPARPPGGTVALDDPPVRARCLGELPLGTRVRVRLVAADPVTRSVSFELA, encoded by the coding sequence GTGGTCTTCCGACGTGTCCTCGCGCCCCGCATCGACTTCGGCGCGCTGCGCCGTGAGCTGGGCCTGCCCGAGGTCTATCCGGCGGCGGCGCAGCGGGAGGCCGACGAGGCGTCCGCCGCGCCGCCCCGGCCCGCCGTCGACCGCACGGACGTCCCGCTGGTCACGGTCGACCCGCCCGGCTCGCGGGACCTGGACCAGGCGATGCACCTCAGCCGCCGCGCCGGTGGCGGCTACCGGGTGCGGTACGCGATAGCCGACGTCGCCGCGCACGTACGCCCGGGAGGTGCGCTGGAGGAGGAGACCTGGCGCCGGGGGCAGACCGTCTACCTGCCCGACGGCAACGTGCCGTTGCACCCGCACACCCTCGGCGAGGGGGCGGCGAGCCTGCTGCCCGACGTCGACCGGGCGGCCGTGCTGTGGACCATCGACCTGGACGCCGACGGTGGCACCACCGCCGTGGTGGTGCAGCGGGCGCTGGTGCGCAGCCGGGCCCAACTGGACTACCCGGGGGTGCAGGCCGACGCCGACGCAAGCCGGTTGCCTGAGCCGATCGCCCTGCTGCCGGAGATCGGTGCCCGGCTCACCGCCCGAGGGCTGGGCCGGGGCGCGGTCAACCTGCCCATCCCCGAGCAGGACGTGGAGGCCGACGGCGACGGTTGGCGGCTCGTGCTGCGCGCGCCGGTGCCGATGGAGGAACACAACGCGCAGATCTCCCTGCTCACCGGAATGGCCGCCGCTGATCTGATGCTGGCCGGTGGGGTCGGCCTGCTGCGGACGATGCCGGCGCCGAAACCCGAGGCGGTGCAGCGGTTGCGGGCCGCCGCCGCACCGCTGGGCGTGCACTGGCCGGACGGCATGAGCGTCGGCGAACTGCTGCTCCGGCTGGACCCGGCCCAGCCGAGGGCCGCCGCCTTCATCGACCAGGCGGCCGAGCTGATGCGGTCGGCCGCGTACACCCCCTTCGACGGCGAGCCGCCCGGGCAACCCGCGCACGGCGGGGTCGCGGCCGCGTACGCCCATGTCACGGCGCCGCTGCGACGACTGGCCGACCGGTACGCCACGGAGGTCTGCCTGGCCCTGCACGACGGCCGCGAGGTGCCCGACTGGGCCCGCGCGGCGCTGCCCCGGCTGCCTGCGGTGATGGCGGCCACGGATCGCACCGCGTCCGCGGCGAGCCGGGGCGCGGTCGACCTGGCCGAGGCGGTGCTGCTGGCGCATCGGGTGGGCGAGACGTTCGACGCCGCCGTGCTGGACGTCGACGCGCCGCCGAACGGCAAGGGCCGCCCGGCCCGCCCGCCCGGCGGCACGGTGGCCCTGGACGACCCGCCCGTGCGGGCCCGCTGCCTCGGTGAGCTGCCGCTCGGCACCCGGGTCCGGGTCCGGCTGGTCGCCGCCGACCCGGTCACCCGCTCGGTCTCCTTCGAACTCGCCTGA
- the npdG gene encoding NADPH-dependent F420 reductase, which translates to MAYDASDLPDVSGLTVGIIGGTGDQGRGLAYRFARAGQTVLIGSRSAERAVQSAAEIAALPGVPAAGSVTGADNDEVARRSDVVIIAVPWDGHAATVGALAAPLAGKIVVDCVNPLGFDKQGPYALPVPEGSAVQQAAALLPDSRVCAAFNHVSAPLLADPEIDRIELDVLICTEERELVGIVGALAARITGMRGIYAGRLRNAHQIEAFTANLIAINKRYKAHAGVRVTDL; encoded by the coding sequence ATGGCATACGACGCGAGCGACCTGCCCGACGTGTCCGGGCTCACCGTCGGCATCATCGGTGGCACGGGCGACCAGGGCCGAGGGCTCGCCTACCGGTTCGCCCGGGCCGGCCAGACGGTGCTGATCGGCTCCCGGTCCGCCGAGCGGGCGGTCCAGTCGGCCGCCGAGATCGCCGCGCTGCCCGGCGTGCCGGCGGCCGGCAGCGTCACCGGGGCGGACAACGACGAGGTGGCCCGGCGCAGCGACGTGGTGATCATCGCGGTGCCCTGGGACGGGCACGCCGCCACCGTCGGCGCGCTCGCCGCACCGCTCGCCGGCAAGATCGTCGTCGACTGCGTCAACCCGCTCGGCTTCGACAAGCAGGGCCCGTACGCGCTGCCCGTCCCGGAGGGCAGCGCCGTCCAGCAGGCCGCCGCGCTGCTGCCCGACTCCCGCGTCTGCGCGGCGTTCAACCACGTCAGCGCCCCGCTGCTGGCCGATCCCGAGATCGACCGGATCGAGCTGGACGTGCTGATCTGCACCGAGGAGCGGGAGCTGGTCGGCATCGTCGGCGCGCTCGCCGCCCGCATCACCGGCATGCGGGGCATCTACGCCGGGCGGCTGCGCAACGCCCACCAGATCGAGGCGTTCACCGCCAACCTGATCGCCATCAACAAGCGCTACAAGGCGCACGCGGGCGTCCGCGTCACCGACCTCTGA
- a CDS encoding GntR family transcriptional regulator — translation MADELRRRIMSGATPPGALLPSESTLMAEFSVARGTVREALAVLRAEGLVATEMGRGTYARPVVPVRRLGSDRYRKELDQVRSGELVTSFTADQQIAWSAYTLDKKFRETPANETIAELFGVEPGTMLLERRFVFRAHGTPQQMSTSYLLLEMVAGTPVADPANEPWPGGNTSQLYSLGHTIISVREQVRARMPRADEVDALKIPGGVPVLVLTRQTYADERVLEVADITIPADRVSLDYQIDLR, via the coding sequence GTGGCAGACGAACTGCGCCGCCGGATCATGTCCGGCGCGACCCCACCTGGAGCGTTGCTGCCCAGCGAATCAACCTTGATGGCCGAGTTCTCGGTAGCGCGTGGGACGGTCAGGGAAGCTTTGGCCGTGCTGCGCGCCGAGGGCCTGGTGGCCACGGAGATGGGACGCGGGACGTACGCGCGTCCCGTGGTACCCGTACGTCGCCTGGGCTCCGACCGCTACCGCAAGGAACTTGACCAGGTCCGCTCTGGTGAACTGGTCACGTCCTTCACGGCAGACCAACAGATCGCCTGGTCGGCGTACACCCTCGACAAGAAGTTCCGTGAGACGCCAGCGAACGAGACGATAGCCGAACTCTTCGGCGTCGAGCCGGGCACGATGCTGCTGGAGCGCCGTTTCGTCTTCCGCGCACACGGCACGCCACAGCAGATGTCGACCTCATATCTCCTGCTGGAGATGGTGGCTGGCACTCCGGTTGCCGATCCCGCCAACGAACCTTGGCCTGGCGGCAACACCTCCCAGCTCTACAGCCTGGGCCACACGATCATCTCAGTGCGGGAACAGGTCCGAGCAAGGATGCCCAGAGCCGATGAGGTCGACGCCTTGAAGATTCCCGGCGGCGTGCCGGTCCTCGTCCTCACCCGACAGACGTACGCCGACGAGCGAGTGCTTGAGGTTGCCGACATCACGATTCCCGCCGACCGAGTCAGCCTGGACTACCAAATCGACCTCAGGTGA
- a CDS encoding helix-turn-helix domain-containing protein, whose translation MSGELLTTGQAANLLGSSRQQVVNLCERGELSFVRVGAHRKVRREHVEALLRPKQALTRDQLKSLWLHQAVAGGLVADPDRVLGKAQENLDRLLRKHRGSMAEVWLRRWQDKINEGVGSVLRALTSEDPEAVELRQNSPFAGVLSQPQRRKVLESFKRSGWEAHLT comes from the coding sequence ATGAGTGGGGAACTCCTGACCACTGGCCAGGCGGCTAATCTGCTGGGGTCGTCGCGCCAGCAGGTGGTCAACCTGTGTGAACGTGGGGAGTTGTCGTTCGTGCGGGTCGGTGCGCACCGCAAGGTCAGGCGGGAGCACGTCGAGGCGCTGTTGCGACCCAAACAGGCGTTGACTCGTGATCAGCTCAAGTCGCTGTGGCTGCACCAAGCAGTGGCCGGCGGCTTGGTCGCCGATCCGGACAGGGTGCTGGGCAAGGCCCAGGAGAATCTTGATCGGCTACTCAGGAAGCACCGGGGGTCCATGGCCGAGGTCTGGTTGAGGCGCTGGCAGGACAAGATCAACGAAGGGGTTGGGTCCGTCCTCCGGGCGTTGACATCAGAAGATCCGGAGGCTGTCGAGTTGCGGCAGAACTCGCCTTTCGCTGGCGTGCTCTCGCAGCCACAGCGTCGGAAGGTTCTTGAGTCCTTCAAACGCAGCGGATGGGAGGCTCACCTCACCTGA
- a CDS encoding IS701 family transposase, with translation MAGVCDAFAGRFGRVEPRRTATAFVSGLLADIEVKTCWQLAERAGHARPDAMQRLLYRAVWDADAVRDDLRDVVVARFGDSDGVLVVDETGDLKKGTHSVGVQRQYTGTAGRIENAQVGVFCGYASRHGHTLIDRRVYLPVSWTDDRDRCQAAGVPDEVAFATKSELAADMITAAVDAGVPVGWAAADEAYGNSSVFRTHLREHRLGYVLAVSRSHLVPLDGGKTRVRADRVAVDLPASAWQRRSAGAGSKGPRFYDWAWLNDVCTDADPDDGGHHSLLIRRNTTTGELAFYRCWTPQQATLARLVRVAGIRWTVEESFQAAKGQVGLDQHQVRRWDSWHRFTTLALAALAVLAICAADADDDSTDTGLIKLTVNETRRLINTLVLRPIRDLTHRLRWSDWRRRHQARARQAHYTRRLNLEHQP, from the coding sequence CTGGCCGGGGTGTGTGATGCGTTCGCGGGACGGTTCGGGCGGGTCGAGCCGCGGCGCACGGCTACGGCGTTCGTGAGTGGGCTGCTGGCCGACATTGAGGTCAAGACGTGCTGGCAGTTGGCGGAGCGGGCCGGGCATGCCCGGCCGGACGCGATGCAGAGGTTGTTGTATCGGGCGGTGTGGGACGCCGACGCTGTCCGCGACGATCTGCGCGACGTGGTCGTGGCCCGGTTCGGTGACTCGGACGGCGTGCTGGTTGTCGACGAGACCGGGGACCTGAAGAAGGGCACGCATTCGGTCGGGGTGCAACGCCAGTACACCGGCACTGCCGGCAGGATCGAGAACGCGCAGGTAGGGGTGTTCTGCGGCTATGCCAGCCGGCATGGGCACACGCTGATCGACCGCCGGGTCTACCTGCCGGTGTCGTGGACCGATGACCGGGACAGATGCCAGGCCGCTGGGGTTCCCGACGAGGTTGCCTTCGCCACGAAGTCCGAGCTGGCCGCCGACATGATCACCGCTGCGGTCGACGCCGGCGTTCCCGTCGGGTGGGCGGCTGCGGACGAGGCCTACGGCAACAGCAGCGTCTTCCGCACTCACCTGCGCGAACACCGCCTGGGCTATGTCCTGGCCGTGTCCCGCAGCCACCTGGTCCCTCTCGACGGTGGCAAGACCCGGGTGCGGGCTGATCGGGTCGCCGTCGACCTACCGGCCTCGGCGTGGCAGCGCCGCAGCGCAGGCGCCGGATCCAAGGGCCCGCGTTTCTACGACTGGGCCTGGCTCAACGACGTCTGCACCGATGCCGACCCCGACGACGGCGGCCACCACAGCCTCCTGATCCGCCGCAACACCACCACCGGCGAGCTGGCCTTCTACCGCTGCTGGACCCCGCAACAAGCCACCCTTGCCCGACTCGTGCGGGTCGCGGGCATCCGCTGGACGGTCGAGGAAAGCTTCCAGGCCGCCAAGGGCCAGGTCGGCCTCGACCAGCACCAGGTCCGCCGCTGGGACTCCTGGCACCGCTTCACCACCCTCGCCCTGGCCGCCCTCGCCGTCCTGGCGATCTGCGCCGCCGACGCCGACGACGACTCCACCGACACAGGGCTGATCAAGCTGACCGTCAACGAGACCCGCCGACTGATCAACACCCTCGTACTCCGCCCGATCCGCGACCTCACCCACCGTCTGCGCTGGTCAGACTGGCGCCGCCGCCATCAAGCCCGAGCCCGCCAAGCCCACTACACCCGACGCCTCAACCTCGAACACCAGCCATAG
- a CDS encoding roadblock/LC7 domain-containing protein, producing MSTGDASLPRRTGQRPDLPPPATLPPSLAGNPSLPYPAIGTELAELRLQIPGVQGSVLGGVDGLRITHDVPDELDPDDLAAMAAATFGLGRQVSLRLGQGEFRQSTVRNQSGYFAVYAVGAQALLSVVGADAINVARLHLHAPPVADRLAKLLTHP from the coding sequence GTGAGCACCGGCGACGCCTCCCTGCCCCGCCGCACCGGGCAACGACCCGACCTCCCGCCGCCGGCCACGCTGCCGCCGTCGCTGGCCGGCAACCCGTCGCTGCCGTACCCGGCGATCGGGACCGAACTGGCCGAGCTGCGCCTACAGATCCCCGGGGTGCAGGGCAGTGTCCTCGGCGGGGTGGACGGCCTGCGGATCACCCACGACGTGCCGGACGAGCTGGACCCGGACGACCTGGCCGCGATGGCGGCGGCAACCTTCGGCCTGGGCCGGCAGGTCAGCCTCCGTCTCGGCCAGGGCGAGTTCCGCCAGTCCACCGTCCGCAACCAGTCCGGCTACTTCGCCGTGTACGCCGTCGGCGCGCAAGCCCTGCTCTCCGTGGTCGGCGCCGACGCGATCAACGTGGCCCGCCTGCACCTGCACGCCCCACCGGTAGCCGACCGCCTCGCCAAACTCCTCACCCACCCCTGA
- a CDS encoding AraC family transcriptional regulator, producing the protein MLERLNQAMEHIEAHLDRPIEAAELARIAVTSEYHFRRMFSALAGIPLSEYVRRRRLTMAGADVVAGERTLLDIAVRWGYGSAEAFARAFRAMHGVGPGEARRTGAALRAQPRMSFRLTVEGSSSMRYRIVRKESFSLVGRRARVPLVHEGMNPAIVEFVQGIAPAVRERIEALSDQEPAGIVNVSDGLAGNRAEGTELDYWYGVVTGAEVPADLDALPVPAGTWAVFETSGAFPEAVQYLWRDVFTQWFPANPYRSRPGPEISRTRVSADGGHADAELWIPVEPVGG; encoded by the coding sequence GTGCTGGAGCGGCTCAACCAGGCCATGGAGCACATCGAGGCACATCTCGACCGGCCGATCGAGGCGGCCGAGTTGGCGCGGATCGCGGTCACGTCGGAGTACCACTTCCGGCGGATGTTCTCCGCGCTGGCCGGCATCCCGCTGTCCGAGTACGTGCGTCGCCGGCGGCTCACCATGGCGGGGGCGGACGTGGTCGCGGGGGAGCGGACGCTGCTCGACATCGCGGTCCGCTGGGGGTACGGCTCGGCCGAGGCGTTCGCCCGGGCGTTCCGGGCGATGCACGGGGTCGGTCCCGGCGAGGCCCGGCGTACCGGTGCCGCGTTGCGTGCCCAACCCCGGATGTCCTTCCGACTCACCGTGGAAGGGAGTAGCAGCATGCGATACCGCATCGTGCGCAAGGAGTCGTTCTCGCTCGTCGGCCGCAGGGCCCGGGTGCCGCTGGTGCACGAGGGCATGAACCCGGCCATCGTGGAGTTCGTCCAGGGCATCGCGCCGGCGGTCCGGGAGCGGATCGAGGCGCTGTCGGACCAGGAGCCGGCGGGGATCGTCAACGTCAGCGACGGTCTGGCCGGCAACCGCGCGGAGGGCACCGAGCTGGACTACTGGTACGGCGTGGTGACCGGCGCCGAGGTGCCGGCGGACCTGGACGCGCTGCCGGTGCCGGCGGGAACGTGGGCGGTCTTCGAGACCTCCGGGGCGTTCCCGGAGGCGGTGCAGTACCTGTGGCGGGACGTCTTCACCCAGTGGTTCCCGGCCAACCCGTACCGTTCCCGGCCCGGACCGGAGATCTCACGTACCCGCGTCTCGGCCGACGGCGGGCACGCGGACGCCGAGCTGTGGATCCCGGTGGAACCGGTGGGCGGGTAA
- a CDS encoding NUDIX domain-containing protein, which translates to MGIPDYILRMRKHVGHDLLWLPSVSAVVRNDAGELLLGQRADDGRWSVVSGFVEPGEQPASAVVREVWEETGLEVEPLRLSSAVSHPHTYPNGDHCEYLNLGFHCRLLGGEARVNDDESLDVRWFAPGRLPDLDEHARLVIRHALGTEAAAFFLPAGTLWGEPGEPEHG; encoded by the coding sequence GTGGGCATACCGGACTACATCCTGCGGATGCGCAAGCACGTCGGCCACGACCTGCTCTGGCTACCCAGCGTCAGCGCGGTGGTGCGCAACGACGCGGGCGAGCTGCTGCTCGGCCAGCGGGCCGACGACGGGCGGTGGTCGGTGGTGAGCGGCTTCGTCGAACCGGGCGAGCAGCCGGCCAGCGCGGTGGTGCGCGAGGTGTGGGAGGAGACCGGGCTGGAGGTCGAGCCGCTGCGGCTCAGCAGCGCGGTGTCGCACCCGCACACCTATCCCAACGGGGACCACTGCGAGTACCTCAACCTCGGCTTCCACTGCCGGCTGCTCGGTGGCGAGGCACGGGTCAACGACGACGAGTCGCTGGACGTCCGGTGGTTCGCGCCGGGCCGGCTGCCCGACCTGGACGAGCACGCCCGGCTGGTCATCCGGCACGCCCTCGGCACGGAGGCGGCGGCGTTCTTCCTGCCCGCCGGCACGCTGTGGGGCGAGCCGGGCGAACCCGAGCACGGATGA
- a CDS encoding helix-turn-helix domain-containing protein produces MTNDGLWTIRDVAAYLRVPTETLYRWRKVKYGPPAARVGRHLRYEPEAVRSWVREQAAA; encoded by the coding sequence GTGACGAACGATGGGCTCTGGACGATCCGGGACGTGGCGGCGTACCTGCGGGTACCGACCGAGACGCTGTACCGCTGGCGCAAGGTCAAGTACGGTCCGCCTGCGGCACGGGTTGGCCGTCACCTCCGGTACGAACCGGAAGCGGTCCGATCCTGGGTACGCGAGCAGGCGGCGGCCTGA
- a CDS encoding nucleotidyltransferase domain-containing protein: protein MNPDEPLRRYLSDLVAVAGEVLGDELSGAYVAGSVGLGAYQPGRSDVDVALLCAGPLDRAVAGELVARLRHEALPCPARGLELVVYRREVARSGTPEPGFEVELNTGVRMDFRVSYGPADRPPTDGLFWYGLDRSILHQSGRALLGPPAADVFADLAPADLRRLIGDALRWWLDRPIPPGDVPAPGAEDAVLGACRAWVRVHHGVWLPKVGAGRRLLTEAGPLVDAATTELVERSIAARDGGPPPHGPPARAFQRRVLAGLTDGPA from the coding sequence ATGAACCCGGATGAACCGCTGCGGCGATACCTGAGCGACCTGGTCGCGGTCGCCGGCGAGGTGCTCGGCGACGAGTTGTCCGGGGCGTACGTCGCCGGCTCGGTGGGATTGGGCGCGTACCAGCCGGGACGTAGCGACGTCGACGTGGCCCTGCTCTGCGCCGGCCCGCTGGACCGGGCGGTCGCCGGGGAACTGGTGGCACGACTGCGACACGAGGCACTGCCCTGCCCGGCCCGGGGCCTGGAGCTGGTCGTGTACCGGCGGGAGGTGGCGCGTTCCGGCACCCCGGAACCCGGCTTCGAGGTCGAGCTGAACACCGGCGTACGGATGGACTTCCGGGTCTCGTACGGCCCGGCCGACCGGCCGCCCACCGACGGCCTGTTCTGGTACGGCCTCGATCGCAGCATCCTGCACCAGAGCGGGCGGGCGCTGCTCGGCCCGCCCGCCGCCGACGTCTTCGCCGACCTGGCCCCGGCGGACCTGCGCCGGTTGATCGGGGACGCGCTGCGCTGGTGGCTGGACCGGCCGATCCCGCCCGGCGACGTACCGGCGCCCGGCGCGGAGGACGCCGTCCTCGGCGCCTGCCGCGCGTGGGTACGCGTACACCATGGGGTGTGGTTGCCGAAGGTGGGCGCCGGCCGGCGGCTGCTGACCGAGGCCGGGCCGCTGGTCGACGCCGCCACCACGGAGCTGGTCGAGCGGTCGATCGCCGCCCGCGACGGCGGTCCGCCGCCCCACGGCCCGCCGGCCCGCGCCTTCCAGCGGCGGGTGCTCGCCGGCCTCACCGACGGCCCGGCCTGA
- a CDS encoding tyrosine-type recombinase/integrase: MGHVEDRWYKTLRHPGGQRERVKTELFGKGLRYRVRYIGPDGKERKKSFPDRAKREAEAFLVSTESDKLRGSYVDPVAGRMTFAEYAETWLRTRSFDESTRESTEFRVRKHLLPFFGSKKLAEIKPGHIRAWDANMVGKLAPATRAVVFAHLRTILGAAVDDERIAKNPCSAKSVKPPRPVQRRVVPWRYEQVSAIRAGLAQGYRPMVDLGAGCGLRQGEILGLGVDDIDFDGGWVHVCRQVKLVRRIPLPDSVAQVLRQHVDDFAPVPLTLPWEDPATDERVTVPLLFTTTRRGAINRRTFDNKSWRPAVVAAGITPTRSTGMHALRHFYASLLLDAGGEHQGPGVLPRPRRPRLHAPGLHAPDASQRGTHPEYDRPSLLAPCRSPRTLILVCLSDVGSVVYRPAMSRQKKKAPRKRGGAGVAIYHDMRVEEDFERCAQRLVETIAFAARTHPGKKRCLYLDVQGHRNDANGYDRDAHEIMGNFLFTFLMPYLSEASTPLGAYRNPRGQRDDVPDVVAVADPDERPDELLNLAKRVRGVKQDARRSRPSLPAIADYLGVKEVACIICWSTPVHRAHAVPDSLGGSNDVRNFAPLCEGHHRRAPDVVDAEAFWRWIDYACQKERRKRLALMHKAAPALIPDPGPEPDRAPGTFFDQVKRELIDLYGWVESDFEGLAWSRVLDDFYVVLEQATGKHFGVDRKVSTYAWAYNVAKKRVELRGLAGEDLLNA; encoded by the coding sequence ATGGGACACGTCGAGGATCGCTGGTACAAGACACTGCGTCACCCGGGCGGGCAGCGGGAGCGGGTCAAGACGGAACTGTTCGGCAAGGGTTTGCGCTACCGGGTGCGCTACATCGGCCCGGATGGCAAGGAACGCAAGAAGTCGTTCCCGGACCGGGCCAAGCGTGAGGCTGAGGCGTTTCTCGTCTCGACCGAGTCGGACAAGCTGCGCGGCTCGTACGTCGATCCGGTCGCGGGTCGGATGACCTTCGCGGAGTACGCCGAGACTTGGCTACGGACGCGCTCGTTCGACGAGTCGACCCGGGAGAGCACGGAGTTTCGGGTACGCAAGCACCTGCTGCCGTTCTTCGGCTCCAAGAAGCTGGCCGAGATCAAGCCAGGTCATATCCGGGCGTGGGACGCGAACATGGTCGGCAAGCTGGCTCCTGCGACTCGGGCCGTTGTCTTCGCCCACCTGCGGACCATCCTCGGCGCGGCCGTCGATGACGAGCGGATCGCCAAGAATCCGTGTTCGGCAAAGTCGGTCAAGCCTCCGCGCCCGGTGCAGCGCCGGGTAGTGCCCTGGCGGTACGAACAGGTTTCGGCAATCCGCGCTGGCCTCGCGCAGGGATACCGCCCTATGGTCGACCTGGGGGCCGGCTGCGGTCTGCGGCAGGGGGAAATCCTCGGCCTCGGGGTCGACGACATCGACTTCGACGGCGGCTGGGTGCACGTCTGCCGTCAGGTCAAGCTGGTCCGCCGGATACCGTTGCCCGACTCCGTCGCCCAGGTGCTACGGCAGCATGTCGACGACTTCGCCCCGGTGCCGCTCACCCTGCCGTGGGAAGACCCGGCCACCGACGAGCGGGTAACGGTTCCGCTGCTGTTCACCACCACCCGGCGGGGTGCGATCAACCGGCGCACCTTCGACAACAAGAGTTGGCGACCCGCTGTCGTGGCGGCCGGCATCACGCCGACCCGCTCCACCGGGATGCATGCACTACGCCACTTCTACGCCTCGTTGCTGCTCGACGCGGGGGGAGAGCATCAAGGCCCTGGCGTCCTACCTCGGCCACGCCGACCCCGGCTTCACGCTCCGGGTCTACACGCACCTGATGCCAGCCAGCGAGGAACGCACCCGGAATATGATCGACCGTCTCTTCTCGCCCCCTGTCGGTCGCCAAGAACATTGATCTTGGTCTGCCTATCTGATGTCGGATCCGTCGTATATCGTCCGGCCATGTCTCGGCAGAAGAAGAAGGCTCCGCGGAAGCGCGGGGGAGCGGGTGTTGCCATCTATCACGATATGCGCGTAGAAGAAGACTTTGAGCGCTGCGCGCAACGCTTGGTGGAAACCATTGCATTTGCTGCTCGGACGCATCCAGGCAAGAAGAGGTGCCTGTATTTGGATGTCCAGGGTCATCGAAACGATGCAAATGGCTATGACCGGGATGCGCACGAGATCATGGGGAATTTCCTGTTCACCTTTCTGATGCCCTACCTTTCTGAGGCGTCCACTCCTCTCGGGGCATATAGGAACCCCAGAGGGCAGCGAGACGATGTTCCTGATGTTGTTGCGGTTGCTGATCCTGATGAGCGCCCGGATGAGCTGCTCAATCTGGCGAAGCGAGTCAGGGGCGTAAAACAAGACGCTCGCCGTTCAAGGCCGTCCCTGCCCGCGATTGCCGACTACCTCGGGGTCAAGGAGGTGGCCTGTATCATCTGCTGGTCAACGCCGGTCCATCGTGCCCACGCAGTGCCGGATTCCCTGGGTGGTTCGAACGACGTTCGGAACTTCGCGCCCCTTTGTGAGGGGCACCATAGGCGGGCGCCTGATGTTGTCGACGCGGAAGCATTCTGGCGCTGGATTGACTATGCCTGCCAGAAGGAAAGACGGAAGCGCCTTGCGTTGATGCACAAGGCGGCCCCTGCGTTGATTCCTGATCCGGGGCCTGAACCAGATCGCGCGCCAGGCACCTTTTTCGACCAGGTAAAGCGTGAGCTGATTGATCTTTACGGCTGGGTGGAGAGCGACTTTGAAGGGCTGGCGTGGAGCAGGGTGCTCGATGATTTCTATGTCGTGCTGGAGCAGGCGACCGGTAAGCACTTCGGTGTCGATCGCAAGGTCTCGACCTACGCGTGGGCTTACAACGTGGCCAAGAAGCGGGTGGAGTTGAGAGGCCTGGCGGGTGAAGACCTGCTCAACGCTTGA